In one window of Ruminococcus hominis DNA:
- a CDS encoding guanylate kinase: MGKIFYLMGKSSSGKDSLFKKIKERIPELKNIILYTTRPIREGEQDGVEYHFVDENKLQELEKRGCVIEQRAYQTKHGIWKYFTADDGQVDLSQYSYLVIGTLVSYKEMCKYFGKENMIPLYVEVEDGLRLSRALERERQQAAPKYAEMCRRFLADSEDFSEKNLQDAGITKRFQNFDFQKCVSEICNYIGIQENGFT, from the coding sequence ATGGGAAAGATTTTTTATTTAATGGGAAAAAGCTCATCTGGGAAAGATTCTCTTTTTAAGAAAATAAAAGAAAGAATACCGGAATTGAAAAATATAATTTTATATACAACAAGACCAATCCGCGAAGGAGAACAAGATGGGGTGGAATATCATTTTGTAGATGAAAATAAACTTCAGGAATTGGAAAAAAGAGGTTGTGTTATTGAGCAGCGTGCTTATCAGACAAAACATGGAATTTGGAAATATTTTACGGCAGACGATGGACAAGTTGATTTGTCGCAATATAGTTATCTGGTGATTGGCACGTTGGTGTCTTATAAGGAAATGTGTAAATATTTCGGAAAAGAAAATATGATTCCGTTATATGTAGAGGTAGAGGATGGATTGCGATTAAGCAGGGCTCTGGAAAGAGAGCGACAGCAGGCAGCACCTAAATATGCAGAAATGTGCAGAAGATTTTTAGCAGATTCAGAGGACTTTTCGGAGAAAAATTTACAGGATGCGGGAATTACAAAGCGTTTTCAAAATTTTGATTTTCAAAAATGTGTAAGTGAGATTTGTAATTATATTGGTATACAGGAAAACGGATTTACGTAA
- the holB gene encoding DNA polymerase III subunit delta', with translation MSGFKDVVGHKNIIQYIGNAVTSDTVSHAYILNGERGSGKKLLANLFAMSLQCQNREADGDACGKCQSCKQAMNGNQPDIIRVVHEKPTTISVDDIREQVNNDIVIKPYSSKYKIYIIDDADMMSVQAQNALLKTIEEPPEYAVIMLLTQNAEVLLPTIRSRCVMLKLRNIRDQLVKKYLMEQLEIPDYKADICVAFAQGNMGKAISLATSEYFNEIKEEAIRLLRNIDEMQVEELMAAVKNCMSYKLEIQDYLDIIAIWYRDVLLFKATKDPDRVVFSDQLKYIKQRASKSSYEGIEVILEGIEKAKARLNANVNFELTMELLLLTIKEN, from the coding sequence ATGAGCGGATTTAAAGACGTTGTAGGACACAAAAATATAATACAGTACATTGGGAATGCTGTGACATCGGATACTGTCTCCCATGCTTATATACTCAACGGAGAAAGAGGGTCTGGAAAGAAACTACTGGCAAATCTATTTGCAATGAGTCTTCAGTGCCAGAACCGAGAGGCAGACGGAGATGCATGTGGAAAATGCCAGTCTTGTAAACAGGCAATGAATGGTAACCAGCCGGATATTATCCGTGTTGTTCATGAAAAACCGACGACGATCAGTGTAGATGATATTCGTGAACAGGTAAATAATGATATTGTGATAAAACCTTATAGTAGTAAATATAAGATTTATATTATTGATGATGCAGATATGATGAGTGTACAGGCTCAGAATGCGTTATTAAAGACGATTGAAGAGCCGCCGGAGTATGCAGTGATCATGCTTTTAACACAGAATGCAGAAGTATTATTGCCAACAATACGTTCTCGATGTGTTATGTTGAAATTGCGTAATATTAGAGATCAATTGGTGAAAAAATATCTTATGGAGCAGTTGGAGATTCCAGATTATAAAGCAGATATCTGCGTAGCATTTGCACAGGGGAATATGGGAAAAGCAATTTCACTTGCAACTTCTGAATATTTTAATGAGATTAAAGAAGAGGCAATCAGACTGCTTAGAAATATTGATGAGATGCAGGTAGAAGAGTTGATGGCTGCGGTGAAAAACTGTATGTCATATAAGCTGGAGATTCAGGATTATCTGGATATTATTGCAATCTGGTATCGTGATGTTTTATTATTTAAAGCAACAAAAGATCCGGACAGGGTTGTATTTTCAGATCAGCTGAAGTATATCAAGCAGCGTGCCAGTAAAAGTTCCTATGAAGGTATTGAAGTAATACTGGAGGGTATCGAGAAAGCAAAGGCAAGACTAAATGCAAATGTAAACTTTGAGCTGACAATGGAATTGCTTCTGCTGACAATAAAGGAGAACTAG
- a CDS encoding PSP1 domain-containing protein — protein MIKVIGVRFRTAGKIYFFSPGELEIKQGEYVIVETARGIEYGRVVSGPKEVSDDEVVQPLKSVIRIANEQDKKTVEKNKEKEKEAFKICLEKIRKHNLQMKLIDVEYTFDNNKVLFYFTADGRIDFRELVKDLAAVFRTRIELRQIGVRDETKIRGGIGICGRPLCCSTYLSEFAAVSIKMAKEQNLSLNPTKISGVCGRLMCCLTNEEETYEELNSQLPSVGDMVTTPDQLSGVVHSLSVLRKQVKVIVNLENDEKEIREYSADELKFKPRRRKTKVSKEEMKQFAKLEKNEGASKLDDN, from the coding sequence ATGATAAAAGTAATAGGTGTGCGTTTTCGAACTGCAGGAAAGATATATTTTTTTTCGCCGGGAGAACTGGAAATAAAGCAGGGAGAATATGTCATTGTTGAGACTGCGAGAGGCATAGAATACGGGCGTGTTGTAAGCGGTCCGAAGGAAGTGAGCGATGATGAAGTCGTACAGCCGTTAAAATCTGTTATTCGTATTGCAAATGAACAGGATAAAAAAACGGTTGAGAAGAATAAAGAAAAAGAAAAAGAAGCGTTTAAAATTTGTCTGGAAAAGATTCGCAAGCACAATTTGCAGATGAAACTGATTGATGTAGAATATACATTTGATAATAATAAAGTATTATTTTATTTTACAGCAGATGGAAGAATTGATTTTAGAGAGCTTGTCAAGGATTTGGCGGCAGTTTTCCGTACAAGAATTGAATTGCGTCAGATTGGTGTGAGAGATGAGACAAAGATCCGTGGAGGGATTGGAATCTGTGGCAGACCATTGTGCTGTAGCACATATTTATCTGAGTTTGCAGCAGTTTCAATTAAGATGGCAAAGGAACAGAATCTTTCACTTAATCCAACAAAGATTTCTGGTGTTTGCGGACGTTTGATGTGTTGTTTGACAAATGAAGAAGAAACGTATGAAGAGTTGAACAGTCAGCTTCCATCAGTCGGAGATATGGTGACAACACCGGATCAGTTAAGTGGAGTAGTGCATTCGTTAAGTGTTTTACGTAAGCAGGTTAAGGTGATTGTAAATCTTGAAAATGATGAGAAAGAGATTCGAGAGTATTCTGCTGATGAGTTGAAATTTAAACCGAGACGAAGAAAAACAAAGGTTTCAAAGGAAGAGATGAAACAATTTGCCAAATTGGAGAAAAATGAAGGAGCATCCAAGTTAGATGACAATTAA
- a CDS encoding tRNA1(Val) (adenine(37)-N6)-methyltransferase, which yields MTIKNQDVHLYPGERLDDLQLKGYEIIQDPKRFCFGIDAVLLSNFAKVKPGERVLDLGTGTGILPILLEGKTKGSHFTGLEIQEESADMARRSVAYNRLEDKIEIVTGDIKEAATIFPPASFDVITTNPPYMLNQHGLKNEGDAKTIARHEILCTLDDILRESEKILADSKGRFYMIHKPFRLAEIMAKMCQYRIEPKRIQFVHPYIDKEPTMVLIEGLRGGKSRVTVEPPIIMYEH from the coding sequence ATGACAATTAAGAATCAGGATGTACATTTGTATCCGGGAGAGCGATTGGATGATTTGCAGTTAAAAGGTTACGAGATCATACAAGATCCGAAGCGTTTTTGTTTTGGAATCGATGCAGTACTTCTTTCTAATTTTGCAAAAGTAAAACCGGGAGAACGGGTGCTGGATCTTGGAACAGGAACAGGAATATTGCCAATTCTATTAGAAGGCAAGACAAAGGGAAGTCATTTTACCGGTCTTGAGATTCAGGAAGAGAGTGCAGATATGGCACGAAGAAGTGTGGCATATAACCGGTTGGAAGATAAGATTGAGATTGTAACAGGAGATATTAAAGAGGCAGCAACGATTTTTCCGCCTGCCTCTTTTGATGTTATCACTACGAATCCGCCTTACATGTTAAATCAGCATGGCCTGAAAAATGAGGGCGATGCAAAGACAATAGCAAGACATGAGATACTTTGTACTTTAGATGATATTTTAAGAGAGAGTGAAAAGATTCTTGCAGATAGCAAGGGACGTTTTTATATGATTCATAAACCATTCAGGCTTGCTGAGATTATGGCGAAGATGTGCCAGTATCGAATTGAGCCGAAACGTATTCAGTTTGTACATCCTTATATAGATAAGGAACCGACAATGGTTTTGATAGAGGGACTGCGAGGCGGAAAATCGCGTGTGACAGTTGAGCCGCCGATAATCATGTATGAGCATTAG
- the rsmI gene encoding 16S rRNA (cytidine(1402)-2'-O)-methyltransferase, which yields MSGTLYLCATPIGNLEDMTFRVIRTLKEVDLIAAEDTRNSIKLLNHFEIQTPMTSYHEYNKYEKGRKLVEKLQDGMNIALITDAGTPGISDPGEELVKMCYEAGISVTSLPGAAACITALTLSGLSTRRFAFEAFLPTDKKEKELVLQEIERETRTIIMYEAPHRLLKTLKMLSERLGKERRITVCRELTKRHETAFATTLEEACAYYNEQPPKGECVLVIEGRSREQIAQEEKAQWEEMSIEEHMEHYLSQGIDKKEAMKKVAKDRGVSKRDIYNTLI from the coding sequence ATGTCAGGAACATTATATCTGTGTGCAACACCGATCGGTAATCTGGAAGATATGACATTTCGTGTGATACGGACGTTGAAAGAAGTAGATCTGATTGCAGCGGAAGATACAAGAAACAGTATTAAATTGCTGAATCATTTTGAGATACAGACGCCAATGACGAGCTACCATGAATATAACAAATATGAAAAAGGTCGTAAACTGGTTGAAAAATTGCAGGATGGTATGAACATTGCATTGATTACAGATGCGGGTACGCCAGGAATTTCAGATCCAGGGGAAGAACTTGTAAAGATGTGTTATGAAGCTGGAATTTCGGTTACGTCGCTTCCGGGGGCAGCAGCCTGTATTACAGCACTTACATTATCTGGATTATCGACAAGAAGATTTGCTTTTGAAGCGTTTCTTCCAACGGATAAGAAGGAAAAAGAGCTGGTGCTTCAGGAAATAGAGCGGGAAACAAGAACAATTATTATGTATGAGGCTCCACATCGCCTTTTAAAGACGTTAAAGATGTTAAGTGAACGATTGGGCAAGGAACGACGGATAACGGTCTGTAGGGAGCTTACAAAGCGTCACGAGACAGCATTTGCGACGACATTAGAAGAGGCGTGTGCATATTATAATGAGCAGCCGCCAAAAGGTGAGTGCGTACTTGTGATCGAAGGAAGAAGCCGTGAGCAGATTGCTCAGGAAGAAAAAGCTCAGTGGGAAGAAATGAGTATTGAAGAACATATGGAGCATTATCTCTCACAGGGGATTGATAAGAAAGAAGCTATGAAGAAGGTGGCTAAGGACAGAGGGGTGTCCAAGAGAGACATCTATAATACGTTGATATAA
- a CDS encoding sugar kinase, with protein MAKVVTLGEIMLRLSPPGYQRFAQASDFEINYGGAEANVAASLAQFGNDAAFVSKIPANAIGDAAVATMKKLGVDCRYIVRGGKRLGIYFLENGASVRPSSVVYDRADSAITQALAEEFDFDTIFERVDLFHVSGITPVLSDTAAELTMTALKKAKDHGVTVSFDLNYRAKLWTEDVEGKQKMLSDMMPYVDICFGNARDAAKCLGYTEGDTDFINGDYSICVDEEHMTNVMKHYGFTHLITTLRNSISASDNGWSGAICTSSGLYQGSNYNLHIVDRVGGGDSFASGVLHGILSDMGAEKALEFGLAAAAIKHTIPGDLNFISENEVLALMDSDGAGRVQR; from the coding sequence ATGGCTAAGGTCGTTACTTTAGGAGAAATTATGCTGAGACTTTCCCCTCCGGGATATCAGCGTTTTGCACAGGCTTCTGATTTTGAAATCAATTACGGCGGTGCTGAAGCCAATGTTGCTGCTTCTTTAGCACAATTTGGAAATGATGCTGCATTCGTATCTAAGATTCCTGCTAACGCAATCGGTGATGCCGCAGTTGCAACAATGAAAAAGCTCGGTGTTGACTGCCGCTACATTGTAAGAGGCGGTAAACGTCTCGGAATTTATTTTCTGGAAAATGGTGCTTCTGTCCGCCCTTCCAGCGTTGTTTATGATCGAGCGGATTCGGCTATTACTCAGGCACTCGCAGAAGAATTCGATTTCGACACTATTTTCGAAAGAGTTGACTTGTTTCATGTATCCGGTATAACTCCTGTTCTTAGCGATACTGCTGCCGAACTTACTATGACAGCTTTAAAGAAAGCAAAAGACCATGGTGTTACAGTATCTTTTGATCTGAACTATCGTGCAAAACTCTGGACAGAAGATGTAGAAGGAAAACAGAAAATGCTTTCTGATATGATGCCTTATGTAGATATTTGCTTTGGAAATGCAAGAGATGCTGCAAAATGTCTTGGTTATACAGAAGGTGATACTGACTTTATTAATGGTGATTACAGCATTTGTGTCGATGAAGAACACATGACAAACGTAATGAAACATTATGGATTTACTCACCTGATCACAACACTCAGAAACAGCATAAGCGCTTCTGATAATGGTTGGTCCGGTGCTATATGTACCAGTTCAGGACTTTATCAGGGAAGCAATTACAATCTTCATATTGTCGACCGTGTTGGCGGCGGAGATTCCTTTGCCTCTGGAGTACTTCATGGAATTCTATCCGATATGGGTGCTGAAAAAGCTCTGGAATTCGGACTTGCTGCCGCAGCAATCAAACACACTATTCCTGGCGATTTAAACTTTATCTCAGAAAATGAAGTTCTTGCACTGATGGATAGTGACGGGGCAGGACGCGTACAGCGCTAG
- a CDS encoding bifunctional 4-hydroxy-2-oxoglutarate aldolase/2-dehydro-3-deoxy-phosphogluconate aldolase, with product MNSTLEKLEQFGIVPVVVLDDAKDAAPLAKALCDGGLACAEVTFRTDAAEESIRIMTSEYPDMVVGAGTVLTTEQVDRAVSAGAKFIVSPGLNPKVVKYCLEKNIPVTPGVVTPSEMEQAIELGLEVVKFFPAEPSGGLAMIKAVAAPYTMLRFMPTGGINPQNITPYLQYNKIIACGGSWMVKGSLVSEGKFNEITALTKEAVELVHSAREVK from the coding sequence ATGAATTCAACATTAGAAAAATTAGAACAGTTTGGTATCGTGCCTGTTGTTGTACTTGATGATGCAAAAGATGCAGCACCTCTTGCAAAAGCACTTTGTGATGGTGGTCTTGCCTGTGCGGAAGTAACTTTCCGCACAGATGCTGCTGAAGAATCTATCCGCATCATGACATCTGAATATCCTGACATGGTTGTTGGAGCCGGTACTGTTCTCACAACCGAACAGGTAGACCGTGCCGTTTCTGCAGGTGCTAAATTCATCGTCAGCCCAGGACTGAATCCAAAAGTTGTAAAATATTGTCTGGAGAAAAATATTCCTGTTACACCTGGAGTTGTTACTCCTAGCGAAATGGAACAGGCTATTGAACTTGGATTAGAAGTAGTTAAATTTTTCCCTGCTGAACCATCCGGCGGACTGGCTATGATCAAAGCTGTCGCAGCACCATACACTATGTTAAGATTCATGCCAACCGGCGGAATAAACCCACAAAACATCACACCTTATCTCCAGTATAATAAAATCATCGCTTGCGGCGGAAGCTGGATGGTAAAAGGAAGTCTTGTTTCTGAAGGAAAATTTAATGAAATTACAGCTCTTACAAAAGAGGCCGTTGAACTTGTTCATTCTGCCCGGGAGGTGAAATAA
- a CDS encoding tagaturonate reductase, with product MKKLSYETLKEQNYSGYLLEDAPERVLQFGEGNFLRAFVDYFIDVMNEKAGFNSKVVLCQPIRSGLSDMINEQEGLYTLFLRGFQDGQEVNKKRVISCVSRCLNPYSDFEAVLECASNPDLRFITCNTTEAGIAYDPSCQFTDTPANSYPGKLTQFLYRRFQKFGQEEGKGFIILSCELIDDNGKELEKCVLKYAEQWNLGEDFIAWIKKENTFCSTLVDRIVTGYPRNEADAICEELGYKDNLIDTGEIFGFWVIEGPQSIKDEFPVDKAELPILITDNHKPYKQRKVRILNGAHTSFVLGAYLAGQDIVRDCMHDDVICGFMNKTIYDEIIPTLNLPKEELLDFASAVTERFKNPFIDHALLAISLNSTSKWKARVMPSLKEYIKRQGSLPACITASFAFYIAFFNGHTLTEDGLVASRKGNDYTVKDDKNVLEFYLAHKDDSVEDLVHAVCTNTDFWGEDLTALEGFEAAVCNYLTQIREKGTYEVMKSLL from the coding sequence ATGAAAAAACTTTCTTACGAAACATTAAAAGAACAAAATTATTCAGGATATCTTCTCGAGGATGCTCCTGAACGTGTACTCCAGTTTGGTGAAGGAAATTTCCTTCGTGCATTTGTTGACTATTTCATCGACGTTATGAATGAAAAAGCTGGATTTAATTCCAAGGTTGTCCTCTGCCAGCCAATCAGATCCGGACTTTCTGATATGATAAATGAACAGGAAGGACTTTACACTCTCTTCTTAAGAGGTTTTCAGGACGGACAGGAAGTAAACAAAAAACGTGTGATTTCATGCGTTAGCCGCTGCCTGAACCCATATAGTGATTTCGAAGCTGTTCTTGAATGTGCTTCTAATCCTGATTTAAGATTTATCACATGCAATACAACAGAGGCTGGAATCGCATACGATCCTTCCTGCCAGTTTACAGATACTCCTGCCAATTCTTATCCTGGAAAACTGACTCAGTTCTTATATCGTCGTTTCCAGAAATTTGGTCAGGAAGAAGGAAAAGGATTCATCATTCTTTCATGTGAGCTGATTGATGACAATGGAAAAGAGCTTGAAAAATGCGTACTGAAGTATGCTGAGCAGTGGAATCTCGGTGAAGATTTTATTGCATGGATCAAAAAAGAAAATACTTTCTGTTCTACATTAGTTGACCGTATCGTTACAGGGTATCCTAGAAATGAAGCAGATGCAATCTGCGAAGAACTCGGATACAAAGACAACTTAATTGATACAGGTGAGATTTTCGGATTCTGGGTAATTGAAGGTCCTCAGTCTATCAAAGATGAGTTCCCTGTAGATAAAGCAGAACTTCCTATCTTGATCACAGATAACCATAAACCTTACAAACAGCGTAAAGTCCGTATCTTAAACGGAGCTCACACTTCCTTTGTTCTCGGTGCTTACCTTGCAGGACAGGATATTGTAAGAGATTGTATGCATGATGATGTAATCTGCGGATTCATGAACAAAACAATTTATGATGAGATCATCCCTACACTGAATCTTCCAAAAGAAGAATTACTTGATTTTGCATCAGCTGTAACAGAACGTTTCAAAAACCCATTTATCGATCACGCTTTACTTGCAATTTCATTAAACTCTACATCTAAATGGAAAGCTCGTGTAATGCCATCATTAAAAGAGTACATCAAACGCCAGGGTTCTCTTCCTGCTTGCATTACTGCTTCCTTTGCATTTTACATTGCTTTCTTCAATGGTCATACCTTGACAGAAGATGGTCTTGTAGCAAGCAGAAAAGGAAATGATTACACAGTAAAAGATGACAAAAATGTACTGGAATTCTATCTTGCACACAAAGATGATTCCGTAGAAGATCTCGTTCACGCAGTTTGCACAAATACAGATTTCTGGGGCGAAGATCTTACAGCACTGGAAGGATTTGAAGCTGCAGTTTGCAATTATCTGACACAGATTCGTGAAAAAGGTACTTACGAGGTTATGAAATCTCTTCTGTAA
- a CDS encoding UxaA family hydrolase: protein MKPFIKIHPADTVAVALSPLKKGTEIQIDDQIIVLTEDIPQGHKFALTNITEGDSIIKYGNSIGVAKTDITKGSWIHTHNMKTGLGDLLTYTYNKETAPLAEKESRFFNGYRRNDGRAGVRNEVWIIPTVGCVNNVAQAIEKGSQAFVTDNVEGVIAFTHPYGCSQMGDDQDHTRQILADLVNHPNAGGVLVLGLGCENSNIDELKKHIGEYDPKRVRFLVAQECEDEIADGIEVVRELAAYANQFKREPISCSELVIGMKCGGSDGLSGITANPTVGGFSDRLIAMGGSTILTEVPEMFGAETLLMNRCEDKALFDKTVTLINDFKEYFKRHGQTIYENPSPGNKKGGISTLEDKSLGCTQKSGTAAVKGVLAYGEPVCTKGLNLLSAPGNDLVAATALAASGAHIVLFTTGRGTPFACPVPTVKISSNNLLAQKKKNWIDFNCGVLVDDTPADELADQLLDFVIDIASGKKSKSEEAGFHDMAIFKQGVTL, encoded by the coding sequence TTGAAACCATTTATTAAAATCCATCCTGCTGATACAGTCGCAGTTGCACTGTCTCCTTTAAAGAAAGGAACAGAAATTCAAATCGACGATCAGATAATAGTATTAACAGAAGACATCCCTCAGGGACACAAATTTGCTTTAACAAACATCACCGAAGGGGACTCAATCATTAAATATGGAAATTCCATCGGAGTTGCTAAAACTGACATCACGAAAGGTTCCTGGATCCATACTCATAACATGAAAACAGGACTCGGAGATCTTCTTACTTATACATATAACAAAGAAACAGCTCCACTTGCTGAAAAAGAATCCCGTTTCTTCAATGGATACAGAAGAAATGACGGACGTGCCGGAGTCCGCAATGAGGTCTGGATTATTCCGACTGTCGGATGCGTAAACAACGTAGCTCAGGCAATTGAAAAAGGCTCTCAGGCATTTGTAACTGATAATGTAGAAGGAGTCATTGCCTTTACTCATCCTTATGGATGTTCCCAGATGGGCGATGATCAGGATCACACTCGCCAGATTCTGGCTGATCTTGTCAACCATCCAAACGCAGGAGGCGTTCTTGTTCTCGGACTTGGATGTGAAAACAGCAACATTGACGAATTAAAGAAACATATCGGAGAATACGATCCTAAGCGTGTCCGTTTCCTTGTTGCTCAGGAATGTGAAGATGAAATTGCAGACGGAATCGAAGTTGTACGTGAACTTGCCGCTTATGCAAATCAATTCAAAAGAGAACCTATCAGCTGCAGCGAGCTTGTGATTGGTATGAAATGTGGAGGTTCCGACGGACTTTCCGGCATCACAGCCAACCCAACTGTCGGTGGATTCTCTGACAGACTGATTGCAATGGGAGGCTCTACAATCCTCACTGAGGTTCCAGAGATGTTTGGTGCTGAGACATTGCTGATGAATCGTTGTGAAGACAAAGCACTCTTTGATAAGACAGTAACTCTCATTAATGACTTTAAAGAATATTTCAAACGTCACGGACAAACCATTTACGAAAATCCATCCCCTGGAAATAAAAAAGGTGGAATTTCTACGTTGGAAGACAAATCTCTCGGATGCACACAGAAATCTGGTACTGCTGCCGTTAAAGGTGTGCTTGCTTATGGAGAACCTGTATGTACAAAAGGGTTAAACCTTTTAAGTGCCCCTGGAAATGATCTTGTTGCCGCGACTGCCCTGGCTGCTTCCGGAGCACACATTGTCCTTTTCACAACAGGACGCGGAACACCATTTGCCTGTCCGGTACCAACCGTAAAGATTTCTTCCAATAATCTTCTTGCTCAGAAAAAGAAGAACTGGATTGATTTTAACTGTGGTGTTCTCGTTGATGATACACCGGCTGATGAGCTTGCAGACCAACTGCTTGATTTCGTCATTGATATTGCATCCGGTAAGAAATCAAAATCTGAAGAAGCAGGATTCCACGACATGGCAATTTTTAAACAAGGCGTAACACTCTAA
- the uxaC gene encoding glucuronate isomerase, translated as MKAFMDKDFLLSSETSQKLFHEYAENMPIVDYHCHINPQEIAEDRKFENITQVWLGGDHYKWRQMRSNGVDEYYITGGASDREKFQKWAETLEKAIGNPLYHWSHLELQRYFGYTGHLCGETAEEVWNLCNAKLQEDGMSVRNLIRQSNVKLICTTDDPVDSLEWHKKLAEDDTFEVQVLPAWRPDKAMNLEKPEYADYMKTLSEVSGIEVKDFATMKEAILNRMDFFASMGCSVSDHALEYVMYAPATEEEVDAIFKKALAGESITREEEMKFKMAFMQFVARAYHKRNWVMQIHYGCKRDNNALMYAKLGPDTGFDCINNYAPSAQTADFLNSLIATDELPKTILYSLNPCDNEAIGTILGCFQGTEAAGKIQQGSAWWFNDHKTGMIAQMTSLANLGLLSNFVGMLTDSRSFLSYTRHEYFRRILCELIGGWVENGEYPADYKVLEQIVKGISYNNAVKYFGFDISE; from the coding sequence ATGAAAGCATTTATGGATAAAGACTTTTTATTATCTTCAGAAACATCACAGAAACTTTTTCACGAGTATGCAGAGAATATGCCAATTGTAGACTATCACTGCCATATTAACCCACAGGAAATAGCAGAAGATAGAAAGTTTGAAAATATTACACAGGTATGGCTTGGCGGAGATCATTACAAATGGCGTCAGATGCGCTCAAATGGAGTGGATGAATATTATATTACAGGCGGTGCAAGCGACCGTGAAAAATTCCAGAAATGGGCAGAGACTCTTGAAAAGGCAATCGGAAACCCTCTGTATCATTGGAGTCATTTAGAGTTGCAGAGATATTTCGGATATACAGGACATTTGTGCGGAGAGACAGCAGAAGAAGTCTGGAATCTGTGTAATGCAAAATTACAGGAAGATGGAATGTCTGTAAGAAATCTGATCCGTCAGTCAAATGTGAAATTAATTTGTACTACAGATGATCCGGTAGATTCGCTGGAATGGCATAAAAAACTGGCAGAGGATGATACTTTTGAAGTTCAGGTACTTCCAGCATGGCGTCCGGATAAAGCTATGAATCTGGAAAAACCAGAATATGCAGATTATATGAAAACTCTTTCGGAAGTAAGCGGAATCGAAGTAAAAGATTTTGCTACTATGAAAGAAGCTATTTTGAACAGAATGGATTTCTTTGCTTCTATGGGCTGCTCTGTATCAGACCATGCGTTGGAGTATGTAATGTACGCACCTGCTACAGAAGAGGAAGTTGATGCGATTTTCAAAAAAGCATTGGCAGGTGAAAGTATCACAAGAGAAGAAGAAATGAAATTTAAGATGGCATTTATGCAGTTTGTTGCAAGAGCTTATCATAAGAGAAATTGGGTAATGCAGATTCATTATGGATGTAAACGTGATAATAATGCACTGATGTATGCAAAGCTTGGACCGGATACAGGATTCGATTGTATCAACAATTATGCTCCAAGTGCACAGACAGCGGATTTCCTGAATTCTTTGATCGCAACAGATGAACTTCCGAAGACAATCTTGTATTCGTTGAATCCTTGTGACAATGAAGCAATTGGAACAATTCTTGGATGTTTCCAGGGAACAGAGGCAGCAGGAAAGATCCAGCAGGGAAGTGCATGGTGGTTCAACGATCACAAGACTGGTATGATCGCTCAGATGACATCTCTTGCAAACTTAGGGCTTTTGTCTAACTTTGTAGGAATGCTTACAGATTCCAGAAGTTTCTTGTCTTACACAAGACATGAGTATTTCAGAAGAATTCTCTGCGAACTGATTGGAGGATGGGTTGAGAACGGAGAATATCCGGCAGATTATAAAGTGCTTGAGCAGATTGTAAAAGGAATTTCTTATAATAATGCAGTCAAATATTTCGGATTTGATATTTCTGAATAA